The DNA sequence TTGCAATTGCTGCATGATCAACTCAGTTGCGGGTCGGGATTCCAGACGCGATTCGTTGAATTCTTTCCGAAAATCTTCAAACAAAGATTCAAGCTTGGAAACGCGCGactccattgttcttttagaaCCCAGGCAAGTCATACATGAGAAAGATCGAGGAGGATCGACGGCACTGGCTGATACCAATGATACAACCCCATACTCTGCTTCCACTCAGTGTACAGTGAATGATATTACTGTAACAACATTTACAACAACCCATACAACCCATTTTCTTCTTACAATCTTTCCTTATATACTGATTAGTTAGCTTTCTCCCTAAGCCACCCTCTAACAACCAACAATCCCAACTAATTCCTATTTGTACTGATTAGCATTGCCAACTCACCAATACAATCGTGCTAACTTGTCATCATACCCAGCATCCTATTATTGCCAGCTTTGGGCCGTATATTGATTTGCCACCtctaaaaaaatatgataagtgagaggtcttcagttcgattctcgccaaagacgaatttgaatccATTATTACTAACATATTGTGATACTTAACTTACTCCCTCACCCTTTTAATGTAAATActatatcatttgttcaaaaaaataatgTCACAAGGACTGTACTTATCTTGGGTAATTTTTGGTAtcatcaaatttgatcctcACATCTCATAGTTCCAATTGTCtctttttgataaaaaaaagttaGGGAAATTATATTCACACCTCAAATTACTTCTTTCAtaccttttaaattttttaatatttttctatcaagtgttagtgatgtatataaaatattaaaaaattaaaaaaatatggaagaAATAATTTAGAGTGTATTGAATATATTCTCTCAATAGTTAAACTACAACTGCTAGTGGTCCTCTCTCACTCATGGCAATCTGTCACGTTATTTCTACCCCTATCCATTTCTCTATCCCGATACCACTTGTTTGTAACACAAACTTTGTCCGTCTCCAAGCCAACAAAATACAACCAGACAATTCCCACAATTCAATCTCAAAAGAATTAATTGTTGCCTTTGTCCTTTTGGATATAGAAAACGACACATGTCTGCgttgtttatgtaatttcacaaaatttatataGATCATTATTACGACGAGGACTAAGTAGAACTAGAACGAGTTCATCGTTATCGCAACGATGCGGATCAAAATACAAAGTCGTGTATAAAAACTCACACACATTTGTATGAATGGTTGGAACGTTACGGTCTCCCTCCGTTTTACGTATTCATGATTTCATGGAAATATCATCTCGAAAGGAACAACGATGTTGCCCCTTTATTACAAGACAAAATTAACCTGGAAAACGAGGCTGCATCCGAATGCTGGTACAGAAAGAGGGAAAGGGCATTTTGGGATTTCCAAGTGGTTTTCAGGGCTGCTTTCATAATTCAGAGAAGCATAGGGCACCTAACCCTAAGCTAGCCTAGTAGTGGCCTTGGGAAAATATAAATCGGAAGGAAAGGGATGAATTATTGAGAGGATTCCAGCCAAAAAGAATCAACAGAAAAGTATAGAAAATCGCATACTTTGACATTCAAATACGAAGAACTCCAATAAAAAGCAACACTATCACATTAATCTAATTAATCAATCCTAAATCTTTAATCATTCATCACTAAACTCCCCAAAACTCAAACCCGACTGGCCCACCTCGAACAATTAAAATTATCCCCCCACCAAATTATAAGGCTCTGTAGCTTGATTCCGAAGCAAAAATAAAGAACAAAGAGATAAATATTACGataaaaaaggaaattaaaaccctttaaaaacaataaaaattaataaataaacattttcattgagagagagagagagagagtagggaACATACCTATATTTCGAGCGCAAAAATAAACCTACCCACCAAAAATATAACACTtgcttctcttttcttttctgaggctcgaaaaataaaagaaattaaagaactttataacgttttcctttttttagacATTCGGACTCCAAAGGTTCCACAAACGAGAGTTAAAGAGGCCCAACACGTCCGGCAGCACTTTCCTTGCCAAACCCCTGTGGTTGCTCGCGGCCGCCGCCCTCAAAACCACCGCCGTGTCTGGCGGCGCTACCGCAACATCCACGCCCAAGTCTTCCACTTTCCCCTCATTTCCTTCTACCGCATCAGCCTTCTCAGGCGAACCTACGGAAACAACGTCGATTTCAGGCAGCACATCGGTAGTAGAGCTTTGAACAAACTCCGGTGAAGCTGGAGCGACGCTCTCTTCCAGAAAGATGTCGTTTTGGGCAGAAACATCGGGCGTTTTGGGGGAGTCCCGACGGCCCATCTTGTCTCTTCTCTTGCCTCGGGCGTTCCTCTTGGGCCGCTCGCCGTTGGCCAAGTGGTCCTCGAAGGCTTCGATGGCTTGGTGGATGAGCTCGCGGTTGGGGGAAGAGTCCCATTTGAACCAGTAGCTTCTGTAGCAGTCGAAGCAGTCGCAATCGAACATCGGAGGCTGGTGGGCGGCAGCGGCGGCGGCAGGGGTGCTGGCAGACTTATTAGAACCTTTTTTGGAAGTCTTTTTCTTGGGGTCTTGGGCGGTGGGGATtgaagtagaagaagaagaagaagtgttGGGGGTGGTTTTCATGGAGCGGGTAATCAAGTAAGCGAGGACCTCGCGGTCCTCGAGAGAGAGGACGGAGGCCAGAGCTAGAATGGCAGCTGGAAGGAGCTGAAGAACGGAGAGAACATACCCGtccgaggaggaggaggaagaggaggaggcggCGGAGGAGGAGAAGGGAGATGGGTGGACTTTGCCTTTGTTCTTTATCTTCATGGTGTTTGGTGTTTTGCCTTTGAGAGAGTGGGGATGCTGGTGAATAGGTAGAGGGATTTTTGGAAAGGTGAAagctttagagagagagagagagagagagagagagagaatagtgatagggttttatttttgtttttattttttgttgggttttgaaAAGAAAGGGTGGTGGGGGTGGGGCTGTGAAAAGGCAGGACGGCAGTCGCAGAGAGAGGTCACAGTTTCTTGCTTTTCAGGATAACTATATTTCCTCTACGCGCGGGGGCGCGTACCTTTTAGGCATTTCTTCTTTTAGAGGAAATTACACCCAAACCattcataaattttaatttcaaaaatgtggtgAACCAGAACCACACACCCATTTGGCTATTGCAAATGTTATTTACTTGTAGCCCATGAGGCCCCGTTTGTCACATTGTATTGAAGGGAATGGCCTTCATTTGGAATCTGATATCATGCTTGGTAAGATTATAAGTGGTTGATTGTTCTAATGGTTAtggtattattttttaattcagtATGATTCGggttcaaatatatatatatatatatatatatatatatatatattagtgtaAATTAGTGCAATATATcgcttgtaaaaaaaaaaatatacatttgGTACAGTTACTAAGATCAAATTATACTGTGCAAGACTCTACACCTTCACTATATATTCTTATCTAATTTTGCATGTAAATGCAGACTAAAATAAAAACACCTCACTAACGTGTAAAATTtagtaatttttctattttcgaTGGATGAGTATGTGAAAAT is a window from the Malus domestica chromosome 16, GDT2T_hap1 genome containing:
- the LOC103403186 gene encoding uncharacterized protein, which produces MKIKNKGKVHPSPFSSSAASSSSSSSSDGYVLSVLQLLPAAILALASVLSLEDREVLAYLITRSMKTTPNTSSSSSTSIPTAQDPKKKTSKKGSNKSASTPAAAAAAHQPPMFDCDCFDCYRSYWFKWDSSPNRELIHQAIEAFEDHLANGERPKRNARGKRRDKMGRRDSPKTPDVSAQNDIFLEESVAPASPEFVQSSTTDVLPEIDVVSVGSPEKADAVEGNEGKVEDLGVDVAVAPPDTAVVLRAAAASNHRGLARKVLPDVLGLFNSRLWNLWSPNV